The window TTGCTCGCCACCGTTGTGATGGCCCCCGCCGCCATGGCCCAGACCTCCAAGCCCCTCACCACGGCCAGTGGCCTGGTCTACGAATCGCTCAAAGACGGCACGGGCGAATCGCCCAAGGCCACCGACACGGTCAAGGTCCACTACAAGGGCACGTTCCTCGACGGCAAGGAGTTCGACAGCTCCTACAAGCGGGGCGAGCCCACCTCGTTCCCGCTCAACCGCGTGATCCCCTGCTGGACCGAAGGCGTGCAGCGCATGAAGCCGGGCGGCAAGGCCAAGCTGACCTGCCCACCCGCCATCGCCTATGGTGCAGCCGGTGCGGGTGGCGTGATCCCTCCCAACGCCACGTTGAACTTCGAGATCGAACTCATCGCTGTCGGCCGCTGATCCCATGCTGCTGAAGGTCGGCGACCTCGCGCGGCGCACCGGCCTCACGGTGCGCACGCTGCACCACTATGACGAGGTCGGGCTGCTCAAGCCCTCGGGCCGGTCAGACGCGGGGTACCGCCTGTACAGCCAGGCCGACGTACAGCGGCTGCACGGCATCCAGACCATGCGCCAGATGGGCCTGGCGCTCAGCGATATTGCCGAGCTGCTGGCGGGCGATGGGGTAGCGCCCGAGCGCATCATTGGCCAGCAGATCCGCGCGCTGGACCAGCAGATCACCCAGGCCACAGAACTGCGCGGGCGCCTGACCATGCTGCGCGACGGTCTCATGGCGGGTGCCGAACCCGACATGGGCAACTGGCTCGAAGCGCTGGCGCTGATGACCACCTATGGCAAATACTTCAGCACCACCGAACTCAAGCAGATCTTCACCAACTGGAGC of the Acidovorax sp. 107 genome contains:
- a CDS encoding FKBP-type peptidyl-prolyl cis-trans isomerase yields the protein MAPAAMAQTSKPLTTASGLVYESLKDGTGESPKATDTVKVHYKGTFLDGKEFDSSYKRGEPTSFPLNRVIPCWTEGVQRMKPGGKAKLTCPPAIAYGAAGAGGVIPPNATLNFEIELIAVGR